From a single Nicotiana tabacum cultivar K326 chromosome 8, ASM71507v2, whole genome shotgun sequence genomic region:
- the LOC107812322 gene encoding LOW QUALITY PROTEIN: ras-related protein Rab11B (The sequence of the model RefSeq protein was modified relative to this genomic sequence to represent the inferred CDS: deleted 1 base in 1 codon), which produces MAGGYRAEDDYDYLFKLVLIGDSGVGKSNLLSRFSRNEFNLESKSTIGVEFATRSIRVDDKIVKAQIWDTAGQERYRAITSAYYRGAVGALVVYDITRHVTFENVERWLKELRDHTDQNIVIMLVGNKADLRHLRAVSTEDAKAFAERESTFFMETSALESLNVENAFTEVLTEIYKVVCRKALEVGDDPAALPKGQTINVGKDDVSAVKKVGCCSV; this is translated from the exons ATGGCAGGTGGGTACAGAGCAGAGGATGACTACGATTATCTGTTCAAGTTGGTTCTAATTGGGGATTCTGGTGTCGGCAAATCTAATCTGCTTTCTCGATTTTCGCGAAATGAGTTCAATCTTGAATCTAAGTCTACTATT GGCGTTGAATTCGCTACCCGTAGCATTCGGGTCGATGATAAGATCGTTAAGGCCCAGATTTGGGACACTGCTGGCCAAGAAAG GTACCGTGCAATTACAAGTGCATATTACAGAGGGGCTGTTGGTGCATTAGTAGTGTATGATATCACTCGACATGTCACATTTGAAAATGTGGAGAGATGGTTAAAAGAGCTTCGAGACCATACGGACCAAAATATTGTCATAATGCTTGTTGGGAACAAGGCTGACTTACGCCATTTGCGTGCTGTCTCGACAGAGGATGCCAAGGCATTTGCTGAAAGAGAGAGTACCTTCTTTATGGAGACTTCAGCACTCGAATCCTTGAATGTTGAGAATGCCTTTACTGAAGTATTGACCGAGATATACAAGGTGGTCTGTCGTAAAGCGCTAGAAGTTGGGGATGATCCTGCTGCCTTGCCAAAGGGGCAAACTATAAATGTTGGCAAGGATGATGTTTCAGCTGTGAAAAAAGTTGGTTGCTGTTCTGTCTAA